One segment of Falco rusticolus isolate bFalRus1 chromosome 3, bFalRus1.pri, whole genome shotgun sequence DNA contains the following:
- the ZBTB17 gene encoding zinc finger and BTB domain-containing protein 17 isoform X1, producing the protein MTDGCVETDLSTRKGESSGGEPQLSCAQTWSSGYLRSSQRRAMDFPQHSKQVLEQLNQQRQLGLLCDCTFVVDGIDFKAHKAVLAACSEYFRMLFVDQKDVVHLDISNAAGLGQVLEFMYTAKLSLNSDNVEDVLAVAGFLQMQEIVSACHALKSLTVPAVSPAESQQPPAQIGADKATVKDKALVTEALGDLDKTKPVPPDAEGKEETPAATAAHPEAQVEQLGGQEGADAAIQDGSNANFPSHRQPAESVAGSGSTTAKGSVSQGAETGEMELEGKEEEGEMTAEEEEETKIPKEGQPQLENGENAEDNESGSTDSGQENSGETRLLRSGTYSDRTESKAYGSVTHKCEDCGKEFTHTGNFKRHIRIHTGEKPFSCRECNKAFSDPAACKAHEKTHSPLKPYGCEECGKSYRLISLLNLHKKRHTGEAKYRCDDCGKLFTTSGNLKRHQLVHSGEKPYQCDYCGRSFSDPTSKMRHLETHDTDKEHKCPHCDKKFNQVGNLKAHLKIHIADGPLKCRECGKQFTTSGNLKRHLRIHSGEKPYVCVHCQRQFADPGALQRHVRIHTGEKPCQCLICGKAFTQASSLIAHVRQHTGEKPYVCERCGKRFVQSSQLANHIRHHDNIRPHKCTVCNKAFVNVGDLSKHIIIHTGEKPFLCDKCGRGFNRVDNLRSHVKTVHQGKAGIKILEPEEGDEVNIVTVASDDMVTLATEALAATAVTQLTVVPVAAAVTADETEALKAEITKAVKQVQEADPNTQILYACDSCGEKFLDATSLAQHVRIHTAQALVMFQADTDFYQQYGTAAAWQTEQVIPAGELLFRTRDGPPETPATPLAPQPTAGEGQPPPE; encoded by the exons ATGACG GATGGCTGCGTAGAGACTGACTTGAGTACCAGGAAGGGGGAAAGCTCTGGAGGAGAGCCGCAACTGTCTTGCGCGCAGACTTGGTCCTCTGGATATCTCCGCTCCTCGCAGCGCAGGG CCATGGATTTCCCCCAACACAGCAAGCAAGTCCTGGAACAGCTGAACCAGCAGCGGCAGCTGGGTTTGCTGTGCGACTGCACCTTCGTGGTGGACGGCATCGACTTCAAGGCCCACAAAGCcgtgctggcagcctgcagcgAGTATTTCAGGATGCTCTTCGTTGACCAGAAGGATGTGGTGCACCTCGACATCAGCAACGCGGCAG GCCTGGGCCAGGTTTTGGAGTTCATGTACACGGCTAAGCTAAGCCTAAACTCCGACAACGTGGAAGACGTGCTGGCCGTGGCGGGTTTCCTGCAGATGCAGGAGATCGTCAGCGCTTGCCACGCTCTCAAGTCCCTCACTGTGCCGGCAGTAAGCCCTGCCGagagccagcagccccctgcccagaTCG GGGCCGACAAGGCGACCGTCAAGGACAAGGCGTTGGTGACAGAAGCACTGGGTGACCttgacaaaaccaaaccagttcCTCCCGACGcggaggggaaggaagagacgcccgcagccacagcagctcacCCTGAGGCGCAGGTGGAGCAGCTGGGTGGCCAAGAAG GGGCTGATGCTGCCATCCAGGATGGCTCCAACGCCAATTTTCCCAGCCACCGGCAGCCAGCGGAGAGCGTCGCCGGCAGCGGCAGCACCACAGCAAAGGGCAGCGTCTCTCAGGGTGCCGAAACAGGAG AGATGgagctggaagggaaggaggaagagggggagatgacggcagaggaggaagaggagactAAAATCCCCAAGgaagggcagccccagctggagaatggagaaaatgctgaagataACGAATCGGGGAGCACCGACTCCGGGCAGGAAAACTCGGGTGAAACCCGTCTGCTGCGTTCCGGTACTTACAGCGACAGGACTGAGTCGAAAGCCTACGGCTCCGTCACGCACAAGTGTGAG GACTGCGGCAAGGAGTTCACCCACACCGGTAACTTCAAGCGGCACATCCGTATCCACACCGGCGAGAAACCCTTCTCCTGCAGGGAGTGTAACAAAGCCTTCTCCGACCCGGCTGCGTGCAAAGCCCACGAGAAGACGCACAG CCCCTTGAAGCCCTACGGCTGCGAGGAGTGTGGGAAGAGCTACCGCCTCATCAGCCTGCTGAACCTCCACAAGAAACGGCACACGGGAGAGGCCAAATACCGCTGTGACGACTGTGGCAAGCTCTTCACCACCTCTGGCAACCTGAAACGGCACCAGCTGGTCCACAGCGGGGAGAAACCGTACCAGTGCGACTACTGCGGGCGCTCCTTCTCCGATCCCACCTCGAAAATGCGGCACCTGGAGACCCACGACACCGACAAGGAGCACAAGTGTCCCCACTGCGACAAGAAATTCAACCAG GTGGGGAACTTGAAGGCTCACTTGAAGATTCACATCGCGGATGGGCCCCTGAAGTGCCGGGAGTGCGGCAAACAGTTCACCACTTCAG GAAACCTGAAGCGGCACCTCCGGATCCACAGCGGGGAGAAACCCTACGTCTGCGTCCACTGCCAGCGCCAATTCGCCGACCCCGGCGCGCTGCAGCGGCACGTCCGCATCCACACCG GAGAGAAGCCATGCCAGTGCTTGATCTGTGGGAAGGCCTTCACCCAAGCGAGCTCCCTCATCGCCCACGTGCGCCAGCACACGGGGGAGAAGCCCTACGTCTGCGAACGCTGCGGCAAGAG gtTCGTGCAGTCGAGCCAACTGGCCAACCACATCCGGCACCATGACAATATCCGACCCCACAAATGCACCGTCTGCAACAAAGCCTTCGTCAATGTGGGCGATCTCTCCAAACATATCATTATCCACACCG GGGAGAAGCCGTTCCTGTGCGACAAGTGCGGCCGAGGTTTCAACCGGGTGGACAACCTGCGTTCCCACGTGAAGACGGTGCATCAGGGCAAGGCCGGCATCAAAATCCTCGAGCCGGAGGAAGGCGACGAGGTCAACATCGTCACGGTGGCTTCCGATGACATGGTGACGCTGGCCACCGAGGCGCTGGCGGCCACCGCTGTCACACAGCTCACAG TGGTGCCGGTAGCCGCCGCCGTGACGGCGGACGAGACTGAAGCACTTAAAGCCGAGATCACCAAAGCAGTGAAGCAAGTGCAAGAAGCAG ACCCCAACACCCAGATCCTCTACGCCTGCGATTCCTGTGGGGAAAAATTCCTGGATGCCACGAGCCTGGCGCAGCACGTCCGCATCCACACGGCCCAAGCCCTCGTCATGTTCCAGGCTGACACGGACTTTTACCAGCAATACGGAACCGCCGCCGCCTGGCAAACGGAGCAGGTCATTCCCGCCGGAGAACTCCTCTTCCGAACTCGGGATGGTCCCCCCGAGACCCCCGCCACCCCCCTGGctccccagcccacagctggggaGGGTCAGCCGCCCCCCGAGTGA
- the ZBTB17 gene encoding zinc finger and BTB domain-containing protein 17 isoform X2, translating into MDFPQHSKQVLEQLNQQRQLGLLCDCTFVVDGIDFKAHKAVLAACSEYFRMLFVDQKDVVHLDISNAAGLGQVLEFMYTAKLSLNSDNVEDVLAVAGFLQMQEIVSACHALKSLTVPAVSPAESQQPPAQIGADKATVKDKALVTEALGDLDKTKPVPPDAEGKEETPAATAAHPEAQVEQLGGQEGADAAIQDGSNANFPSHRQPAESVAGSGSTTAKGSVSQGAETGEMELEGKEEEGEMTAEEEEETKIPKEGQPQLENGENAEDNESGSTDSGQENSGETRLLRSGTYSDRTESKAYGSVTHKCEDCGKEFTHTGNFKRHIRIHTGEKPFSCRECNKAFSDPAACKAHEKTHSPLKPYGCEECGKSYRLISLLNLHKKRHTGEAKYRCDDCGKLFTTSGNLKRHQLVHSGEKPYQCDYCGRSFSDPTSKMRHLETHDTDKEHKCPHCDKKFNQVGNLKAHLKIHIADGPLKCRECGKQFTTSGNLKRHLRIHSGEKPYVCVHCQRQFADPGALQRHVRIHTGEKPCQCLICGKAFTQASSLIAHVRQHTGEKPYVCERCGKRFVQSSQLANHIRHHDNIRPHKCTVCNKAFVNVGDLSKHIIIHTGEKPFLCDKCGRGFNRVDNLRSHVKTVHQGKAGIKILEPEEGDEVNIVTVASDDMVTLATEALAATAVTQLTVVPVAAAVTADETEALKAEITKAVKQVQEADPNTQILYACDSCGEKFLDATSLAQHVRIHTAQALVMFQADTDFYQQYGTAAAWQTEQVIPAGELLFRTRDGPPETPATPLAPQPTAGEGQPPPE; encoded by the exons ATGGATTTCCCCCAACACAGCAAGCAAGTCCTGGAACAGCTGAACCAGCAGCGGCAGCTGGGTTTGCTGTGCGACTGCACCTTCGTGGTGGACGGCATCGACTTCAAGGCCCACAAAGCcgtgctggcagcctgcagcgAGTATTTCAGGATGCTCTTCGTTGACCAGAAGGATGTGGTGCACCTCGACATCAGCAACGCGGCAG GCCTGGGCCAGGTTTTGGAGTTCATGTACACGGCTAAGCTAAGCCTAAACTCCGACAACGTGGAAGACGTGCTGGCCGTGGCGGGTTTCCTGCAGATGCAGGAGATCGTCAGCGCTTGCCACGCTCTCAAGTCCCTCACTGTGCCGGCAGTAAGCCCTGCCGagagccagcagccccctgcccagaTCG GGGCCGACAAGGCGACCGTCAAGGACAAGGCGTTGGTGACAGAAGCACTGGGTGACCttgacaaaaccaaaccagttcCTCCCGACGcggaggggaaggaagagacgcccgcagccacagcagctcacCCTGAGGCGCAGGTGGAGCAGCTGGGTGGCCAAGAAG GGGCTGATGCTGCCATCCAGGATGGCTCCAACGCCAATTTTCCCAGCCACCGGCAGCCAGCGGAGAGCGTCGCCGGCAGCGGCAGCACCACAGCAAAGGGCAGCGTCTCTCAGGGTGCCGAAACAGGAG AGATGgagctggaagggaaggaggaagagggggagatgacggcagaggaggaagaggagactAAAATCCCCAAGgaagggcagccccagctggagaatggagaaaatgctgaagataACGAATCGGGGAGCACCGACTCCGGGCAGGAAAACTCGGGTGAAACCCGTCTGCTGCGTTCCGGTACTTACAGCGACAGGACTGAGTCGAAAGCCTACGGCTCCGTCACGCACAAGTGTGAG GACTGCGGCAAGGAGTTCACCCACACCGGTAACTTCAAGCGGCACATCCGTATCCACACCGGCGAGAAACCCTTCTCCTGCAGGGAGTGTAACAAAGCCTTCTCCGACCCGGCTGCGTGCAAAGCCCACGAGAAGACGCACAG CCCCTTGAAGCCCTACGGCTGCGAGGAGTGTGGGAAGAGCTACCGCCTCATCAGCCTGCTGAACCTCCACAAGAAACGGCACACGGGAGAGGCCAAATACCGCTGTGACGACTGTGGCAAGCTCTTCACCACCTCTGGCAACCTGAAACGGCACCAGCTGGTCCACAGCGGGGAGAAACCGTACCAGTGCGACTACTGCGGGCGCTCCTTCTCCGATCCCACCTCGAAAATGCGGCACCTGGAGACCCACGACACCGACAAGGAGCACAAGTGTCCCCACTGCGACAAGAAATTCAACCAG GTGGGGAACTTGAAGGCTCACTTGAAGATTCACATCGCGGATGGGCCCCTGAAGTGCCGGGAGTGCGGCAAACAGTTCACCACTTCAG GAAACCTGAAGCGGCACCTCCGGATCCACAGCGGGGAGAAACCCTACGTCTGCGTCCACTGCCAGCGCCAATTCGCCGACCCCGGCGCGCTGCAGCGGCACGTCCGCATCCACACCG GAGAGAAGCCATGCCAGTGCTTGATCTGTGGGAAGGCCTTCACCCAAGCGAGCTCCCTCATCGCCCACGTGCGCCAGCACACGGGGGAGAAGCCCTACGTCTGCGAACGCTGCGGCAAGAG gtTCGTGCAGTCGAGCCAACTGGCCAACCACATCCGGCACCATGACAATATCCGACCCCACAAATGCACCGTCTGCAACAAAGCCTTCGTCAATGTGGGCGATCTCTCCAAACATATCATTATCCACACCG GGGAGAAGCCGTTCCTGTGCGACAAGTGCGGCCGAGGTTTCAACCGGGTGGACAACCTGCGTTCCCACGTGAAGACGGTGCATCAGGGCAAGGCCGGCATCAAAATCCTCGAGCCGGAGGAAGGCGACGAGGTCAACATCGTCACGGTGGCTTCCGATGACATGGTGACGCTGGCCACCGAGGCGCTGGCGGCCACCGCTGTCACACAGCTCACAG TGGTGCCGGTAGCCGCCGCCGTGACGGCGGACGAGACTGAAGCACTTAAAGCCGAGATCACCAAAGCAGTGAAGCAAGTGCAAGAAGCAG ACCCCAACACCCAGATCCTCTACGCCTGCGATTCCTGTGGGGAAAAATTCCTGGATGCCACGAGCCTGGCGCAGCACGTCCGCATCCACACGGCCCAAGCCCTCGTCATGTTCCAGGCTGACACGGACTTTTACCAGCAATACGGAACCGCCGCCGCCTGGCAAACGGAGCAGGTCATTCCCGCCGGAGAACTCCTCTTCCGAACTCGGGATGGTCCCCCCGAGACCCCCGCCACCCCCCTGGctccccagcccacagctggggaGGGTCAGCCGCCCCCCGAGTGA
- the HSPB7 gene encoding heat shock protein beta-7 has product MNVQSSAAFRSEHSFHRAASPAGTMELFGSFVRPRGETLGFPARPGNTGAVKTLGNTYQFTVDVTDFAPEDIIVTTSNNQIEVHAEKLAADGTVMNTFTHKCQLPEDVDPTSVSSSLGDDGTLTIRAQRQPAKHTDHVQQTFRTEIKI; this is encoded by the exons ATGAACGTGCAATCCTCGGCTGCTTTCCGATCGGAGCACAGCTTCCACCGGGCAGCGTCGCCCGCCGGCACCATGGAGCTTTTTGGGAGCTTCGTCCGGCCCCGCGGCGAGACCTTGGGGTTCCCAG CTCGGCCTGGCAACACCGGCGCGGTGAAGACCTTGGGCAACACCTATCAGTTCACAGTGGATGTCACCGACTTCGCCCCCGAGGACATCATCGTCACCACCTCCAACAACCAGATCGAGGTGCATGCCGAGAAG ctggCCGCAGACGGCACCGTCATGAACACCTTCACCCACAAATGCCAGCTGCCCGAAGACGTGGACCCCACATCGGTGTCGTCCTCGCTGGGGGATGACGGCACGCTGACCATCCGGGCTCAGCGACAGCCCGCCAAGCACACCGACCATGTCCAGCAAACCTTCCGGACTGAGATCAAGATCTGA